From Methylococcus capsulatus:
ATATCTGCGGGAAACACCAGAAGGCGAGCTGGCCCGAAACCTCTTGAAACGGGGACTGCTCACACCGGAAGAAGGGATGGAAAGGGAATTCGTCGATGCCCTCGACCGGGTAGGCGCACTGCTTCGCGACGAGCGGCTGAGCCAATTGATCGACAAGTCGAAGGTCGCTCAACTCACTGATAGTGAACGGGAAGAACTGCGGAAATTGACAGGAGGAAAATCTTGAAACTCGACTAACGCCGCCCCATCTTCTAAAATGGAAAGTTCTTCAGTTTCACCCACCCCTCCAGCGCGAGTTCGTTAATGACGCCAGAACAGCAGCAGCACCAGCTTAAGGAACTTATTGCTAAGGGCAAGATGCAGGGCTACCTCACCTTTTCCGAGGTCAACGATCATCTCCCCAGCGACATCGTCGATCCCGAGCAGATGGAAGACATCATCTGCATGATCAACGACATGGGAATCGAAGTCCACGAGGACGTCCCCGACAACGAAGACCTGATTCAGGACACCGCGGTGGTGGCCGAATCCGACGAGGATGAAGCCGCGGAAGTCGCCGCGGCGCTTGCCTCGTCCGTCGATACCGAACTTGGACGCACCACCGATCCCGTGCGGATGTACATGCGCGAAATGGGAACCGTGGAGCTGCTGACCCGCGAAGGTGAGCTGAGCATCGCCAAGCGCATCGAGGAGGGAATCAACATCGCTGCCAACGAACTGGTGCGGTTCCCAGCGGCCATGGAACGCTTCCTCAAGGCTTTCGAGACCGTCGACAACGGCGAGCTCAGGCTCTCCGATCTGATCTCCGATTTCTTCGATCCCGCCGCGGCGGATACGGTGGCAACCGAAGCCGACGCCGAAGCCGAAATCATCGATGAAGTCGATACCGGCCCCGACCCCGAACTGGTGAAAGAAAAGTTGACGGCTTTCCGCAAGCTGCACAAGGCAGCCGTCACCGCCCACCACAAGCACGGCTACAGCCACGAGAAAACGCAGAAGTCTTTCGATGCACTGGCCGTGGCCTTCATGGAATTCAAGAAGACCCCGCAGTTCTTCAAGGAACTGACCGATACGCTGCGCGACACGGTAGCGAAAATCCGCGAGCAGGAGCGCGCACTCATGGACATCTGCGTGACCAAGGGGAAGATGCCCAAGGCGGAGTTCATCGCGTCGTTCAGCGGCAGCGAAACCGATATGGGATGGCTCGACCGGGTGTGCGATCCTACAAAACCCTATGCGGCTGCGATCAAGGCCCATGCGGAGGAAATTCGCCGGATTCAGGCCAAACTCGCTCAAATCGAGAAGGAAAACAGGCTCGACATCGCACTCATCAAAGATATCCATCGCAGAGTGTCCGCGGGGGAGAACCAGGCACGCCTGGCCAAACGCGAAATGATCGAAGCAAACCTTCGCCTCGTCATCTCCATCGCCAAGAAATACACCAACCGCGGGCTGCAGTTCCTGGACCTGATCCAGGAAGGCAACATTGGTCTGATGAAAGCGGTGGACAAGTTCGAGTATCGACGGGGCTACAAGTTTTCGACTTATGCAACCTGGTGGATCCGCCAGGCGATCACGCGGTCCATCGCCGACCAGGCGCGCACTATCCGTATTCCGGTGCACATGATCGAAACGATCAACAAGCTCAACCGCATTTCGCGGCAAATGCTGCAGGAAATGGGGCGCGAGCCGACACCAGACGAACTCGCAGCACGCATGGACATGCCGGAAGACAAGGTGCGCAA
This genomic window contains:
- the rpoD gene encoding RNA polymerase sigma factor RpoD codes for the protein MTPEQQQHQLKELIAKGKMQGYLTFSEVNDHLPSDIVDPEQMEDIICMINDMGIEVHEDVPDNEDLIQDTAVVAESDEDEAAEVAAALASSVDTELGRTTDPVRMYMREMGTVELLTREGELSIAKRIEEGINIAANELVRFPAAMERFLKAFETVDNGELRLSDLISDFFDPAAADTVATEADAEAEIIDEVDTGPDPELVKEKLTAFRKLHKAAVTAHHKHGYSHEKTQKSFDALAVAFMEFKKTPQFFKELTDTLRDTVAKIREQERALMDICVTKGKMPKAEFIASFSGSETDMGWLDRVCDPTKPYAAAIKAHAEEIRRIQAKLAQIEKENRLDIALIKDIHRRVSAGENQARLAKREMIEANLRLVISIAKKYTNRGLQFLDLIQEGNIGLMKAVDKFEYRRGYKFSTYATWWIRQAITRSIADQARTIRIPVHMIETINKLNRISRQMLQEMGREPTPDELAARMDMPEDKVRKVMKIAKEPISMETPIGDDDDSHLGDFIEDSRVLSPVEHATVASLRETTQQVLAGLTAREAKVLRMRFGIDMNTDHTLEEVGKQFDVTRERIRQIEAKALRKLRHPSRSEQLRSFLDIE